A single region of the Peromyscus eremicus chromosome 16_21, PerEre_H2_v1, whole genome shotgun sequence genome encodes:
- the Ring1 gene encoding E3 ubiquitin-protein ligase RING1, with product MTTPANAQNASKTWELSLYELHRTPQEAIMDGTEIAVSPRSLHSELMCPICLDMLKNTMTTKECLHRFCSDCIVTALRSGNKECPTCRKKLVSKRSLRPDPNFDALISKIYPSREEYEAHQDRVLIRLSRLHNQQALSSSIEEGLRMQAMHRAQRVRRPVPGSDQTTTMSGGEGEPGEGEGDGEDVSSDSAPDSAPGPAPKRPRGGGAGGSSVGTGGGAAGGVCGGAGSEDSGDRGGTLGGGTLGPPSPPGAPSPPEPGGEIELVFRPHPLLVEKGEYCQTRYVKTTGNATVDHLSKYLALRIALERRQQQETIEPGGPGGGASDTGGPDGGGGESGVAGGGEGPEEPALPSLEGVSEKQYTIYIAPGGGAFTTLNGSLTLELVNEKFWKVSRPLELCYAPTKDPK from the exons ATGACGACGCCGGCGAATGCCCAGAATGCCAGCAAAACGTGGGAACTGAGTCTCTACGAGCTGCACCGGACCCCGCAG GAAGCCATCATGGACGGCACAGAGATTGCGGTTTCGCCTCGGTCCCTGCATTCAGAGCTCATGTGTCCCATCTGCCTGGACATGCTGAAGAACACGATGACCACCAAGGAGTGCCTCCACAGATTCTGCTCCGACTGCATCGTCACTGCCCTGCGGAGCGG GAACAAGGAGTGCCCTACCTGCCGGAAAAAGCTGGTATCCAAGCGGTCCCTACGGCCAGACCCCAACTTCGATGCCCTGATCTCCAAAATCTACCCTAGCCGGGAGGAATACGAGGCCCATCAAGACCGAGTGCTCATCCGCCTCAGCCGCCTGCACAACCAGCAGGCGCTGAGCTCCAGTATCGAGGAGGGGCTTCGGATGCAGGCCATGCACAG GGCCCAGCGTGTCAGGCGGCCGGTGCCTGGATCCGACCAGACCACCACGATGAGTGGGGGGGAAGGAGAacctggggagggggaaggggatggagaggacgTAAGCTCCGACTCCGCTCCTGACTCCGCTCCAGGCCCTGCTCCCAAGCGACCCCGTGGAGGGGGTGCAGGGGGCAGCAGTGTAGGGACAGGGGGTGGTGCTGCGGGCGGGGTTTGCGGGGGTGCTGGCTCCGAAGACTCTGGTGACCGGGGCGGCACCCTGGGAGGGGGAACCCTGGGCCCCCCAAGCCCTCCGGGGGCTCCCAGTCCTCCAGAGCCAGGTGGAGAGATCGAGCTTGTGTTCCGGCCCCATCCCCTGCTTGTGGAGAAGGGAGAATACTGCCAGACTAG GTACGTGAAGACCACTGGGAACGCCACCGTGGACCATCTCTCCAAATACTTGGCCCTGCGCATTGCCCTGGAGCGGAGGCAGCAGCAGGAAACCATAGAGCCTGGAGGGCCCGGTGGGGGTGCCTCGGACACAGGCGGACccgacgggggtgggggggagagcgGGGTTGCCGGAGGGGGCGAAGGTCCCGAGGAGCCTGCCCTGCCCAGCCTGGAAGGTGTCAGCGAGAAGCAGTACACCATCTACATTGCGCCCGGGGGCGGAGCATTCACG aCGCTGAATGGCTCGCTGACCTTGGAGCTTGTGAATGAGAAGTTCTGGAAGGTGTCCAGGCCATTAGAGCTCTGCTATGCCCCCACCAAGGACCCAAAATGA